A DNA window from Onthophagus taurus isolate NC chromosome 1, IU_Otau_3.0, whole genome shotgun sequence contains the following coding sequences:
- the LOC111416338 gene encoding 2-oxoglutarate and iron-dependent oxygenase domain-containing protein 3-like, whose amino-acid sequence MSDVSKVTQRKGKSNEKPVEKPHENNKEEKGDEKIVPKFGLLPRFPHQRVWSRLVLVIGIMIYVYYYSTKVKVVTFARQGEILEQRGHNFQCDVDFEEDLVNFPECTPGACGRFVSDKIVTSTEAEILLKLAKKGLELGGSDGGASVLDLHSGALSYGRKFINVYSLEKSDEVFTAPDLTVYKIVKEKIKYAIAQLFDLHPDFIYLTHPTFFSRLTNAEPKTEHDEYWHTHIDKDTYESFHYTSLLYLNDYNYDFRGGRFVFVDGPFEKRTNVTVEPRKGRVSMFTSGAENTHFVERVESGTRYAVTISFTCDITKSIEDPVIPD is encoded by the exons ATGAGTGACGTATCTAAGGTAACGCAACGTAAAGGGAAATCGAACGAAAAACCGGTCGAAAAACCCcacgaaaataataaagaagaaaaaggcgatgaaaaaattgtacc aaaatttggaCTTTTACCACGATTTCCTCACCAAAGAGTTTGGAGTAGGCTCGTTTTGGTAATCGGGATTATGATTtacgtttattattattcaactAAAGTAAAAGTGGTAACGTTCGCTAGACAGGGTGAAATTTTGGAGCAGCGAGGGCATAATTTTCAATGTGATGTTGATTTTGAAGaagatttagttaattttccTGAGTGTACACCTGGAGCTTGTGGTCGatttgtttcagataaaattgtTACTAGTACTGAAGCTGAAATACTCTTAAAACTTGctaaaaaaggtttagaattaGGCGGTTCTGATGGTGGGGCCTCCGTTTTAGATTTACATTCCGGTGCTCTTTCATATGGGAGAAAATTCATCAATGTTTATTCATTAGAAAAATCAGATGAAGTATTTACTGCACCTGATTTAACCGTTTACAAaatagttaaagaaaaaataaaatatgccataGCACAATTATTTGATCTCCACCCAGACTTCATTTACTTAACACATCCAACATTTTTTAGTAGATTAACAAACGCTGAACCTAAGACTGAACACGACGAATACTGGCATACACATATCGATaag gaTACCTACGAATCCTTTCATTATACCTCATTGTTATATCTTAACGACTACAATTACGATTTTCGAGGGGGgagatttgtttttgttgatggACCATTTGAAAAACGTACCAATGTTACTGTAGAACCACGTAAGGGAAGAGTTTCCATGTTCACCTCCGGCGCTGAAAATACACATTTCGTTGAACGTGTCGAATCAGGCACTAGATATGCTGTTACAATTTCTTTTACATGCGATATAACTAAATCAATTGAAGATCCTGTTATTCCAGATTAG